A DNA window from Acinetobacter sp. 10FS3-1 contains the following coding sequences:
- a CDS encoding IS5 family transposase (programmed frameshift) yields the protein MARTLLTDDIRQKIQDTMRLHGCYCSKNSRNIMEAILWKLRTGATWRDIPQEFCPWQTAYNRFNRWARKGLWDKFFLDLRGVLDQEWVFIDGSYIRVHQHASGARHGFKRAIGQSRGGRTTKIHLATDANGVPIDFKITGGDVHDSQVAKQLIDTVDEATYLIADKGYDAGHIRIYAQNKDMIPIIPMRSNNKRSNKEFDKYLYQLRHLVENAFARLKHFRAIATRFDKLARNYHSMIYIACMFIWCKAK from the exons ATGGCGCGCACTCTTCTTACCGATGATATCCGGCAGAAAATTCAAGATACTATGCGATTACATGGTTGCTACTGTTCAAAGAATAGTAGAAATATCATGGAAGCGATCTTATGGAAACTGCGTACAGGCGCCACATGGCGGGATATTCCCCAAGAATTTTGTCCTTGGCAAACTGCTTACAATCGCTTTAATCGTTGGGCAAGGAAGGGATTGTGGGATAAATTTTTTTTAGATT TACGAGGCGTCCTGGATCAAGAATGGGTATTCATTGACGGAAGCTACATACGCGTGCATCAACATGCAAGTGGAGCTCGGCATGGTTTCAAAAGAGCAATTGGACAATCACGTGGTGGACGAACAACAAAAATACATCTTGCAACCGACGCGAATGGAGTACCGATTGATTTTAAAATCACTGGGGGTGACGTCCACGACAGTCAAGTTGCAAAACAACTGATTGATACTGTAGATGAGGCAACTTATCTTATTGCTGATAAGGGATATGATGCTGGGCACATTAGAATATATGCCCAGAATAAGGATATGATTCCCATTATTCCAATGAGATCAAATAATAAGAGGTCGAATAAGGAGTTTGATAAATATCTATATCAATTAAGACATTTAGTTGAAAATGCATTTGCGAGATTAAAACATTTCCGTGCTATTGCTACCCGATTTGATAAGCTTGCACGAAATTATCATTCTATGATTTACATTGCTTGCATGTTTATTTGGTGTAAAGCCAAATGA
- a CDS encoding SDR family NAD(P)-dependent oxidoreductase — protein MKLFRKKTKPSQNAFAVVTGAGSGIGRNFALELAKRGGMVVCADINLEAAEETVALITASGAQAFAVKCDVGNARQVEQLANQAEQLMQHPTTLLINNAGVGLGGKFDEVTLDDWKWVTDVNLWGVVHGCHYFVPKFKKLGNGAIINVASAASYTAAPEMTAYNVTKAGVRALSETLAAELRKFNIQVNVVCPTLVPTNIIKNGKLPHKGIMDYALTNLALTTSNKVAELTLDRLDQGQLYTIPQLDAKLFWLMKRIAPNLYAKFLGNLYRLMK, from the coding sequence ATGAAATTATTTAGAAAAAAAACCAAGCCCAGCCAGAATGCTTTTGCCGTGGTGACAGGTGCTGGAAGCGGAATTGGCCGTAATTTCGCCCTTGAGCTGGCCAAACGGGGCGGTATGGTGGTGTGTGCTGATATTAATCTGGAGGCTGCTGAAGAAACTGTTGCGCTGATTACAGCCTCGGGTGCCCAAGCGTTTGCCGTGAAATGTGATGTGGGTAATGCCAGACAAGTCGAGCAGCTGGCGAATCAGGCCGAGCAGTTAATGCAGCACCCCACCACATTGCTGATTAATAATGCAGGGGTCGGCTTGGGTGGCAAGTTTGATGAAGTGACGCTGGACGACTGGAAATGGGTCACTGATGTAAATTTGTGGGGCGTGGTGCATGGTTGTCATTATTTTGTGCCCAAGTTTAAAAAGTTAGGAAATGGGGCCATTATTAATGTCGCTTCAGCAGCCTCCTATACCGCCGCTCCAGAAATGACCGCCTATAACGTCACTAAAGCCGGTGTGCGAGCTTTATCGGAAACACTGGCTGCCGAGCTGAGAAAGTTTAATATCCAAGTCAATGTCGTCTGTCCGACGCTGGTGCCGACCAATATTATTAAAAATGGCAAGCTCCCGCATAAAGGAATTATGGATTATGCCCTGACCAATCTGGCATTGACCACTAGCAATAAAGTCGCGGAACTGACTTTGGATCGTCTGGATCAAGGCCAGCTTTATACTATTCCGCAGCTTGATGCCAAATTATTCTGGTTGATGAAACGGATAGCTCCAAATTTATATGCGAAATTTTTGGGTAATTTGTACCGGTTAATGAAGTGA
- a CDS encoding metal-dependent hydrolase yields MVTQTIRNVFTEKLSTKYQGIVQNIVDKSPIPIRHFDFKFNPAELDKRFFLNKELASSYFHALSIFLTFGEDVVIATARHHRDFIDDPVLKQRLTSLIGQEAIHSKIHNQFNDEVLKENGYPVELLRAIAAKVFDYGIYKLPHSLQLSLMAGIEHYTAVLAEFMMQHEAYLLGSQDERQRAMWMWHMLEESEHKDIAYDVFLELSGNYWLRITGFLLASLTILGGVSLGGYLMPFVRKPSNLINPRYMKDVLESTALLFGSERGVFGSSFVHILEYLRPSFHPNDHDTTAYLAYYKERLLHPETGLLTPYFLKEFVPPVPAASA; encoded by the coding sequence ATGGTCACTCAAACTATTAGAAACGTTTTTACAGAAAAATTAAGTACGAAATATCAGGGAATTGTTCAAAATATTGTCGATAAATCCCCCATTCCGATTCGTCACTTTGATTTTAAATTTAACCCGGCAGAGCTAGATAAGCGCTTTTTCCTCAATAAAGAATTAGCCTCTTCTTATTTTCATGCCTTGTCAATTTTTTTGACTTTTGGTGAAGATGTGGTGATTGCAACTGCACGTCATCATCGGGATTTTATTGATGATCCGGTGTTGAAACAGAGGCTCACCTCCCTGATTGGACAAGAGGCCATTCATTCCAAAATTCATAATCAGTTTAATGATGAAGTTTTAAAAGAAAATGGCTACCCCGTCGAGTTGCTGCGCGCTATCGCTGCAAAAGTGTTTGATTATGGCATTTACAAACTGCCCCATTCTTTACAGCTTTCCTTAATGGCCGGCATTGAACATTATACGGCGGTTCTAGCCGAGTTTATGATGCAGCACGAGGCATATCTGCTGGGTTCACAAGATGAAAGACAGCGTGCCATGTGGATGTGGCATATGCTGGAAGAATCCGAACATAAAGATATTGCTTATGATGTGTTTCTGGAATTATCAGGTAATTACTGGCTACGAATTACCGGTTTTTTACTGGCAAGCTTAACCATTCTGGGCGGGGTGTCGCTTGGCGGTTATCTCATGCCATTTGTGCGTAAACCCAGCAATTTAATAAATCCGCGTTATATGAAAGATGTGCTAGAAAGCACAGCCTTGTTATTTGGCAGTGAGCGTGGCGTGTTTGGTAGCAGCTTTGTGCATATTCTGGAATATCTGCGTCCGAGCTTTCATCCCAATGACCATGATACGACAGCCTATCTGGCCTATTACAAAGAGCGATTATTGCATCCTGAAACCGGATTGTTGACACCTTATTTCCTGAAAGAATTTGTACCGCCTGTACCTGCAGCTTCTGCCTAA
- the phnX gene encoding phosphonoacetaldehyde hydrolase yields MTISYNTLQAVIFDWAGTTVDFGSRAPILAFMALFADNQVAITIEEARAPMGLEKRDHIAAVLAMPRVAAAWKQAHGAEVTIADIDRLYQDFIPYQLKAIPQCSQLIPGALETFADIRARGAKIGSNTGYASMMITELVKDAAQQGYVPDCIITASDVKHGRPYPEMLWKNLIELDVLDIKTVVKVDDTVVGIHEGLNGGCWTVGLAVSGNEVGLSYEEWKALPESEQVSLKEKAYAKMHASGAHYVIDSIADLPAVLNEIEQRLAQGEKP; encoded by the coding sequence ATGACAATTTCATATAATACCTTGCAAGCAGTTATTTTCGACTGGGCTGGAACCACAGTCGATTTTGGCTCACGTGCTCCAATTTTAGCTTTCATGGCATTGTTTGCAGATAATCAGGTTGCAATCACCATTGAAGAAGCACGTGCGCCGATGGGGTTGGAGAAACGCGATCATATTGCAGCTGTGTTAGCCATGCCGCGTGTGGCAGCTGCATGGAAGCAGGCACATGGGGCAGAAGTGACCATTGCCGATATTGACCGTTTATATCAGGACTTTATTCCTTATCAGTTAAAAGCCATTCCGCAATGTTCACAGCTGATTCCGGGCGCACTGGAAACATTTGCAGATATTCGCGCACGTGGAGCAAAAATCGGCAGCAATACCGGTTATGCCAGCATGATGATTACTGAGTTGGTAAAAGATGCAGCGCAACAAGGTTATGTGCCTGATTGCATTATTACTGCGAGTGACGTGAAACATGGTCGTCCGTATCCAGAAATGTTATGGAAAAACTTGATTGAACTGGATGTTCTGGATATTAAAACAGTGGTGAAAGTGGATGATACCGTCGTGGGTATTCATGAGGGCTTAAATGGAGGGTGCTGGACAGTAGGCTTGGCCGTGAGTGGCAATGAGGTTGGTCTGAGCTATGAAGAATGGAAGGCACTGCCTGAGTCTGAACAGGTCAGTCTAAAAGAAAAAGCTTATGCAAAAATGCATGCTTCAGGAGCGCATTATGTCATTGACAGTATTGCAGACTTGCCTGCTGTGCTAAATGAGATTGAGCAGCGCTTGGCTCAAGGTGAAAAGCCTTGA
- the phnW gene encoding 2-aminoethylphosphonate--pyruvate transaminase, which produces MNAHVELENKYLLLTPGPLSTSPAVRRVMQRDWCTWDKEYNSLVQDIRQRLVALATSETELYSAVLMQGSGSFSVEAVLGSALPKNGKILIINNGAYGARMVQMARCLNIEVVELVYPETQIPDLSDIEKALSDSSITHVSCVHCETTTGLLNPIEEIGRLVKAAGKVWIVDAMSSFGGVPMDIAKLEIDFLISSANKCIQGVPGFGFILAKREQLQACKGQARSVSLDLYDQWNTMEQHDGKWRFTSPTHVVRAFYQALLELEQEGGVEARYQRYVNNQKCLADGMQKLGFKLVLDTDIPQSPIITTFMYPNTADFSFQELYENLKQAGFVIYPGKVTDLNCFRIGNIGEVYLEDIQRLLAAISVYCQK; this is translated from the coding sequence ATGAACGCGCATGTTGAACTAGAAAACAAATATTTACTGCTTACTCCTGGGCCATTGTCGACTTCTCCAGCCGTGCGCCGGGTAATGCAGCGTGACTGGTGTACCTGGGACAAAGAATACAATAGTCTGGTGCAAGATATTCGCCAGCGTTTAGTGGCTTTGGCGACCTCAGAAACAGAACTTTACAGCGCCGTGTTGATGCAGGGAAGTGGCAGTTTTTCTGTAGAAGCTGTATTGGGTTCAGCCCTGCCTAAAAATGGCAAAATTTTAATTATTAATAATGGGGCCTATGGTGCTCGCATGGTGCAGATGGCACGTTGCTTAAATATTGAAGTGGTTGAGCTGGTTTATCCGGAGACTCAAATTCCTGATTTAAGTGATATTGAAAAGGCATTAAGCGATTCAAGTATTACTCATGTGTCTTGTGTGCATTGTGAGACTACGACGGGCTTGCTCAATCCTATTGAAGAGATTGGCCGTCTTGTGAAAGCTGCCGGCAAAGTCTGGATTGTCGATGCGATGAGTTCATTTGGAGGGGTGCCGATGGACATTGCAAAGCTTGAAATCGACTTTTTAATTTCAAGTGCCAATAAATGTATTCAGGGTGTGCCCGGTTTTGGTTTTATTCTGGCAAAACGTGAACAATTACAAGCTTGCAAAGGTCAGGCGCGCTCAGTAAGTCTGGATCTTTACGATCAATGGAACACCATGGAACAGCATGATGGTAAATGGCGTTTTACTTCACCTACACATGTGGTACGTGCATTTTATCAGGCTTTACTGGAACTGGAGCAGGAAGGCGGGGTTGAAGCCCGTTATCAGCGTTATGTGAATAATCAAAAATGTCTTGCGGATGGCATGCAAAAACTTGGTTTTAAACTGGTACTTGATACTGATATTCCACAATCACCAATCATTACCACATTTATGTATCCAAATACGGCCGATTTTAGCTTTCAGGAGCTCTATGAGAATTTAAAACAGGCGGGTTTTGTCATCTATCCCGGCAAAGTCACCGATTTGAACTGTTTCCGGATTGGCAATATTGGCGAGGTTTATCTGGAAGACATTCAACGTTTACTGGCTGCAATCTCAGTCTACTGCCAGAAATAA
- a CDS encoding putative 2-aminoethylphosphonate ABC transporter permease subunit translates to MLNQSTAEAILNSKKSKPSLYSLRSSAVLFVAAIVLTLSLIVPLLLLLQSAFLDENQKFVGLQNFIAYFSNPALLSSIFNSVWIACTAMLVTVSLASIYAFALTNTHMRGKAFFKTVAFLPILAPSLLPSLALVYLFGQQGVFKGLLGDMQIYGPLGILISYCFWLFPAMVMLMMASFRNIDQRLIEASHVLGKNSWQTHWAVTLPAIRYGLVSACLVAFTYVITDFGIPKVIGGSFNMMALDVYKQIIGQQNMNMGAVISILLLCPAVMAFIFDRYQSRRQARFQSFQIQPYRIKNNPRLEKLLTIFCSVIAGSILLIVITAILASFIRYWPYDLSLTLNHYRFDYVDGGGWSSYFNSIQLALWSTLAGTILIFIIALFTERFKAHPVIKNYVQMLVLLPLAVPGLVLGIAYILFFNQPENPTSVLYGSLTLLVISTIIHYYTVPHLTLSNAIKQIPTQLDHAAQSLGASNWKMFYKVYLPLTFPALCDVSVYIFVNAMTTVSAAIFLYSPDTNLASVAVLNMDDAGDTVAAVAMSILILVTSCVVKLLHWLLTRKMMKSSQRWREHQH, encoded by the coding sequence ATGTTAAATCAGTCGACCGCAGAAGCCATTTTAAACAGTAAAAAATCCAAACCTTCATTGTATTCATTACGTTCTAGTGCAGTGCTGTTCGTTGCTGCAATAGTACTGACCCTAAGCCTCATTGTACCGCTGTTATTATTATTGCAAAGCGCATTTTTGGATGAAAATCAGAAGTTTGTCGGCCTGCAAAATTTTATAGCCTATTTTTCCAATCCAGCTCTGTTGTCCTCTATCTTCAACTCCGTCTGGATTGCCTGTACCGCGATGCTGGTGACCGTGAGTTTGGCCAGTATTTATGCATTTGCCTTGACCAACACACATATGCGAGGCAAGGCATTTTTTAAAACCGTGGCATTTTTGCCGATTTTAGCTCCCTCGCTCTTACCTTCATTGGCTCTGGTCTATCTGTTCGGACAGCAGGGGGTGTTCAAAGGTCTGCTGGGAGATATGCAAATTTATGGGCCTTTGGGTATTCTTATCAGTTACTGTTTCTGGCTGTTTCCTGCCATGGTTATGCTGATGATGGCCTCCTTTCGCAATATTGACCAGCGTTTAATTGAAGCTTCTCACGTTTTAGGTAAAAACAGTTGGCAGACGCATTGGGCGGTCACTTTACCTGCCATCCGTTACGGACTGGTCAGTGCCTGTCTGGTGGCATTTACTTATGTGATTACCGATTTTGGTATTCCCAAGGTAATTGGTGGCTCGTTCAATATGATGGCTTTGGATGTTTATAAGCAAATTATTGGCCAGCAAAATATGAATATGGGGGCAGTAATTTCTATTCTGCTGCTTTGTCCTGCCGTGATGGCCTTTATTTTTGACCGCTATCAAAGCCGTCGTCAGGCCCGCTTCCAGAGCTTCCAGATCCAGCCTTATCGTATCAAGAACAATCCGCGTCTGGAAAAGCTGCTGACCATATTTTGCAGCGTGATTGCAGGCAGTATTTTATTAATTGTGATTACTGCAATCTTGGCTTCTTTTATCCGCTATTGGCCGTACGATCTTTCGCTGACGCTGAACCATTACCGCTTCGACTACGTGGATGGTGGTGGCTGGTCCAGTTATTTCAACTCCATTCAGCTGGCACTTTGGAGCACACTGGCCGGTACGATACTGATTTTCATCATTGCTTTATTTACCGAGCGTTTTAAAGCTCATCCTGTGATTAAAAATTATGTGCAGATGCTGGTTTTATTACCATTGGCCGTACCTGGGTTGGTACTCGGGATAGCCTATATCCTGTTTTTTAATCAGCCTGAAAATCCCACGTCGGTGCTATATGGTTCATTAACCTTATTAGTGATTTCGACCATTATCCATTACTACACCGTGCCGCATTTAACCTTGAGCAATGCCATTAAACAGATTCCGACCCAACTGGATCATGCTGCGCAAAGTCTGGGAGCCTCAAATTGGAAAATGTTTTACAAAGTCTATTTGCCTTTAACCTTTCCTGCGTTATGTGATGTGTCGGTCTATATCTTTGTCAATGCCATGACGACGGTTTCAGCGGCCATTTTCCTTTACTCACCGGATACCAATTTGGCTTCGGTGGCCGTGCTGAATATGGATGATGCCGGGGATACCGTGGCAGCGGTTGCCATGAGCATTTTGATTTTAGTGACATCCTGTGTAGTCAAGCTGTTGCACTGGCTGTTGACCCGGAAAATGATGAAGTCGAGTCAGCGCTGGCGCGAGCATCAGCATTAG
- a CDS encoding flavin-containing monooxygenase, which produces MTAQAEKLDIAKRKALTPHIYDTFIVGAGISGIATAIRLDQAGYHNYKMIEKATQVGGTWRENTYPGCGCDVPSALYSYSFAPSANWSHLFARQPEILNYLEEVSEKFKIRAKIEFGTELLNAAWDKQCHLWVIKTNKSQYLSRTVVFATGPITEAQTPQLEGLDTFQGEMFHSAQWNHEYDLTDKRIAVIGTGASAIQFVPQIQPKAKALYVFQRTAPWVVPKPDMELGDFSKAMIAKFPFIQTAWRKTVAQSLNAINFGLRNPAVLKPVGELAKLILRFQIEDAELRKNVTPNFTIGCKRLLFANNYYPALQQANIRLIPHGLVKVEGNHVVSANGERHEVDVIIWGTGFEVSHPPIGKRISNEKGECLHDLWKNSSPEAYLGTSIENVPNAFLILGPNVLVYDSFIGLAEAQLDYIVDGLLKIKQQGISQLNIKPEVIRKHNELVQKHLKTTVFNAGGCKSYYLDANGRNFAAWPWSLKTLKQRLRHLDLNDYEVTYQTEKTS; this is translated from the coding sequence ATGACAGCTCAAGCAGAAAAATTAGACATCGCTAAAAGAAAAGCATTAACCCCACATATTTACGATACATTTATTGTGGGTGCAGGTATTTCAGGCATTGCCACCGCCATTCGCCTTGATCAGGCGGGTTATCACAATTACAAGATGATTGAAAAGGCGACCCAAGTCGGTGGAACCTGGCGTGAAAACACTTATCCAGGTTGTGGCTGTGATGTGCCCTCGGCGTTATATTCTTATTCATTTGCGCCCAGTGCAAACTGGAGTCATCTGTTTGCACGTCAACCTGAAATCCTGAACTATCTGGAAGAGGTCAGTGAAAAGTTTAAGATCCGCGCCAAGATTGAATTTGGAACTGAACTATTAAATGCGGCATGGGATAAACAGTGTCATCTGTGGGTGATTAAGACCAATAAAAGCCAATACCTGTCCAGGACCGTGGTTTTTGCCACAGGTCCTATTACCGAAGCTCAAACCCCACAGCTTGAAGGCCTTGACACTTTTCAAGGGGAGATGTTCCATTCAGCGCAATGGAATCATGAATATGATTTGACAGATAAGCGGATTGCAGTAATTGGCACGGGTGCATCGGCCATTCAGTTTGTGCCCCAGATTCAACCCAAAGCCAAAGCACTGTATGTCTTCCAGCGCACAGCTCCGTGGGTGGTTCCAAAACCGGATATGGAGCTGGGTGACTTCAGCAAGGCAATGATTGCAAAATTTCCTTTCATTCAGACAGCGTGGCGGAAAACAGTGGCTCAGTCACTGAATGCAATTAATTTTGGACTACGTAACCCAGCAGTATTAAAACCAGTGGGTGAACTGGCTAAACTGATACTGCGTTTTCAGATTGAAGACGCTGAACTACGCAAAAATGTAACTCCAAACTTTACTATTGGCTGTAAACGTTTGTTATTTGCCAATAATTATTATCCCGCCTTACAGCAGGCAAATATCCGGTTGATTCCACATGGCTTGGTGAAAGTAGAAGGCAATCACGTGGTATCTGCAAATGGTGAACGCCATGAAGTTGATGTCATTATTTGGGGAACAGGTTTTGAGGTTTCTCATCCACCGATTGGTAAGCGGATTAGCAATGAGAAGGGGGAATGTTTGCATGATTTGTGGAAGAATAGTTCACCAGAAGCTTATTTAGGCACCAGTATTGAAAATGTACCGAATGCTTTTTTGATCTTGGGGCCGAATGTATTGGTTTATGATTCATTTATTGGCTTGGCAGAAGCACAACTGGACTATATTGTGGATGGTCTGCTTAAAATTAAGCAACAGGGAATTAGTCAACTGAACATTAAGCCGGAAGTGATCAGAAAACATAATGAGCTGGTACAAAAACATTTAAAAACAACGGTCTTTAATGCAGGTGGTTGTAAGAGTTACTATCTGGATGCCAATGGGCGTAATTTTGCGGCTTGGCCATGGTCATTAAAAACATTGAAGCAGCGGTTAAGACATTTAGATTTAAATGATTATGAAGTGACATATCAAACTGAAAAAACCAGCTAA
- the cas1f gene encoding type I-F CRISPR-associated endonuclease Cas1f has product MEQLNPSDLKAILHSKRANVYYLEHARVMQKDGRVLYLTEAKNENQYWNIPIANTTVIMLGTGTSITQAAMRMLASAGVLVGFCGGGGTPLFMGCEIEWMTPQSEYRPTEYMQGWMQFWFDDAKRLEVAKQFQQARIEFIRKVWDKDRDLKAEGFYLDDLDIQQALTGFEKKIPHLNKVGDLLLTEAAMTKQLYKIAATRTGLKDFSRNPEQGDLANDFLNHGNYLAYGLAATTLWVLGIPHGFAVMHGKTRRGALVFDVADLVKDAVVLPYAFICAKEKMTEQEFRQQLLQKFTEHRCLDWMFDQVKLAALSSKNGDEE; this is encoded by the coding sequence ATGGAACAACTTAATCCTTCAGATCTTAAAGCCATCTTGCATTCCAAACGCGCGAATGTGTACTACCTGGAACATGCCCGGGTCATGCAAAAAGATGGTCGGGTCCTGTATTTGACAGAAGCCAAAAATGAAAACCAGTACTGGAATATTCCGATCGCCAATACCACGGTCATTATGCTGGGAACGGGAACATCAATTACCCAGGCGGCGATGCGTATGCTGGCCAGTGCAGGTGTTCTGGTTGGGTTTTGTGGCGGAGGCGGCACACCTTTATTTATGGGCTGTGAAATTGAATGGATGACACCGCAAAGTGAATATCGCCCAACCGAATACATGCAAGGCTGGATGCAATTCTGGTTTGATGATGCAAAACGTTTAGAAGTTGCCAAGCAGTTTCAGCAGGCTCGGATTGAATTTATCAGAAAAGTTTGGGACAAAGACCGTGATTTAAAAGCCGAAGGTTTTTATCTGGATGATCTGGATATTCAGCAGGCACTGACAGGTTTTGAGAAGAAAATACCGCATTTAAATAAAGTCGGCGACCTCTTGTTGACCGAAGCGGCCATGACCAAACAGCTTTATAAAATTGCGGCAACCCGCACAGGCTTAAAAGATTTTAGCCGCAATCCGGAACAGGGGGATTTAGCCAATGATTTCCTCAATCATGGCAATTACTTGGCCTATGGACTCGCAGCAACAACACTTTGGGTTTTAGGTATTCCGCATGGTTTTGCGGTGATGCATGGAAAAACCCGCCGTGGTGCTTTGGTGTTTGATGTGGCGGATTTGGTTAAGGATGCGGTCGTTCTGCCTTATGCCTTTATCTGTGCCAAGGAGAAGATGACTGAGCAAGAGTTTAGACAGCAGTTATTGCAGAAATTTACAGAGCATCGCTGCTTGGATTGGATGTTTGATCAGGTGAAATTAGCTGCTTTATCTTCTAAAAATGGAGATGAAGAATGA
- a CDS encoding TIGR03364 family FAD-dependent oxidoreductase — protein MNTAKTDLIIVGAGILGLSAAIQAAEQGLKVQLFEKDAQPVGATRRNFGMVGTSTLSRPDAKWRQYALETRKFYQRIQAQHDISFQQRDGLYLANTALEWQVLNEFAQAAPDYQIPVELLSRTQVFERYGYLDHSANISGALIFQEDYSVEPHLAGHRLLQYAKQLGIEIYCNTCVVRTRYHRGHAEIQLASGQHYRAEKVLICHGETTQILYPELLQHLGLQRCALQMALTQPLAHDLKASIYSGLSISRYPAFEICPSHQALKEESQQGLVKDYGIHILIKQNEFGQIILGDSHEYHAIQDAPQFNQREEINQFILKYCKEKIGLKLPAIESRWNGYYLTHPQELACVTEAEPNIYLISAIAGKGMTTGAGFMQEVLKNHIL, from the coding sequence ATGAACACAGCAAAAACAGATTTAATTATTGTCGGCGCCGGTATTTTAGGACTGTCAGCGGCCATTCAGGCGGCTGAACAGGGGTTGAAAGTCCAGCTTTTTGAAAAAGATGCCCAACCCGTGGGAGCCACCCGACGGAACTTTGGCATGGTCGGCACGTCAACCTTAAGCCGTCCAGATGCAAAATGGCGCCAATACGCGCTCGAAACCCGCAAGTTTTATCAGCGCATTCAAGCGCAGCATGATATTTCATTTCAGCAGCGCGATGGTTTATATCTGGCCAATACCGCTTTGGAATGGCAAGTGCTGAATGAGTTTGCTCAAGCTGCACCGGATTACCAGATTCCGGTCGAACTATTGAGCCGCACACAAGTGTTTGAACGTTATGGTTACCTGGACCACAGCGCCAACATCAGCGGTGCCTTAATATTTCAGGAAGATTATTCGGTTGAACCACATCTGGCAGGACATCGTTTATTGCAATATGCCAAGCAACTGGGTATTGAAATCTACTGTAATACTTGTGTGGTACGCACCCGTTATCACCGTGGACATGCTGAAATCCAGCTGGCTTCAGGACAGCATTATCGCGCAGAGAAAGTCTTGATCTGTCATGGTGAAACGACACAAATTTTATATCCAGAACTCTTGCAGCACTTGGGTCTGCAGCGCTGTGCTTTACAAATGGCCCTGACTCAGCCTTTGGCGCATGATCTGAAAGCATCGATTTATTCGGGTTTATCTATCTCCCGTTATCCTGCTTTTGAAATTTGCCCGAGTCATCAAGCATTAAAAGAAGAATCACAGCAAGGTCTGGTCAAAGACTACGGAATTCATATTTTGATCAAACAAAATGAATTTGGACAGATTATTTTAGGCGACAGTCATGAATATCATGCCATTCAAGATGCACCACAATTTAATCAGCGTGAAGAAATTAACCAATTTATTCTTAAATACTGTAAAGAAAAAATAGGTTTGAAACTTCCAGCCATTGAGTCTCGCTGGAATGGTTATTACCTCACACATCCTCAAGAGTTGGCCTGTGTAACCGAAGCAGAACCGAATATTTACTTGATAAGTGCCATTGCAGGCAAGGGGATGACTACAGGTGCAGGTTTTATGCAAGAAGTATTAAAAAACCATATTCTGTAA